Proteins co-encoded in one Candidatus Thiodictyon syntrophicum genomic window:
- a CDS encoding ATP-binding protein, with protein sequence MSILEFCQPRADLLAGTLNPEIFTANLMQVIDHYRGDPDVVQNIYTDPVAFFGEGTYPTEGMRQVLRNCFGRLGGTDATYPAIQRMESAFGGGKTHTLIGATHLAFQGTAIAAAAQGVIDPALLLAPGEVTVVGIAGDRVAIHETHGARLIPYTLWGEIAFQIGGEALYQSIGPGASSFGSPGDEYFDVVFKGRKVLIMLDELAAYAARIEAARPGGRASVATFLMSLFQYAKEHTGLAVILTLASQRDAFARQTAMIQDLVSQARGQDVSKEEALGIARAADGEVRSVVQRDATAVVPVRGQEISRVLARRLFVHIDQGGAAAAADAYMEMYRRTALLLPEQARQETYRERLTAHYPFHPTLIDYLTDKLATVESFQGTRGVLRVLALTVANLWRRRSPAPMIHACHLDLRDPRLSDELVSRTESAELMPIINADIGGPDSGDLKAQHSNAALADRANPHPDGFPLHEYAWKTVFLHSLAGFGDGLGSNVFGIAKQDALFATAFPGMTPPQVETALDALRSQAYYLRYSETEGRYYASTGVSINRVLADIRRALRGTKGVDQLIHETSRKVVKPGTLNFEVIAEVELPERIPDKGTKPTLALVALDSPAVRPEHFITQAGANKPRLHQNLVFLLVPDTVEVNGEHRPGDDMLDNAATRALDLRERLNGIGIDVLARRTLKNNPAGYGLSEAVLSDQTFNRDTKEREQALLTVVTQAYRNLWYPGQGGKIIRHEISTAGGEGGRSVIESIREVLLADGKLVTAELAVTSATAGAALKLFFAANKDYQTLADLRGAFACRRDWPVLEDKGSFDTLVRAGIRHGAWCLFRMGSAESERPADFYARETDEVPLPIDLAEQGWSLVTPQGAKQRNWTAVDKPDAAQVRKWVQEAIVQARYCSVTDVAAAVAQTHGDISVQDTGRAIDELVKANYLYVHAPDKDPSLDPSVLRGANEWVLETVSPDYQVVTRTEAATRGWVTTKDETLSLSGEQARKKVLPLLRGLAGIYKTGGTSTIDYLEVSGLKLPEGGRITLQLHQLKPDDVRALDELLDPAMSLTTQDAETEVQIVINEPRPGCKLVAELKAS encoded by the coding sequence ATGTCGATTTTGGAATTCTGCCAGCCCCGCGCGGATCTGCTCGCCGGGACCCTCAACCCGGAGATCTTCACCGCCAACCTGATGCAGGTCATCGACCACTACCGGGGCGATCCCGATGTGGTCCAGAACATCTACACGGACCCGGTGGCCTTCTTCGGCGAGGGGACCTATCCCACTGAAGGCATGCGCCAAGTCCTGCGCAACTGCTTCGGCCGGCTCGGCGGGACGGACGCGACCTATCCGGCGATCCAGCGCATGGAAAGCGCCTTCGGGGGCGGCAAGACCCACACCCTGATCGGCGCCACCCACCTGGCCTTCCAGGGCACCGCCATCGCCGCGGCGGCCCAAGGCGTGATCGATCCCGCCCTGCTGCTCGCCCCCGGCGAGGTCACGGTGGTCGGGATCGCGGGCGATCGGGTCGCCATCCATGAGACCCATGGCGCCCGGCTGATCCCCTATACCCTGTGGGGCGAGATCGCCTTCCAGATCGGCGGCGAGGCCCTCTATCAGTCGATCGGCCCCGGCGCCAGTTCCTTCGGTTCCCCCGGGGACGAGTATTTCGATGTCGTCTTCAAGGGCCGCAAGGTCCTGATCATGCTCGACGAGTTGGCCGCCTACGCGGCCCGCATCGAGGCCGCCCGGCCGGGCGGACGCGCCAGCGTCGCAACCTTCCTGATGTCGCTCTTCCAGTATGCCAAGGAGCATACGGGGCTCGCCGTGATCCTGACCCTGGCCAGTCAACGTGATGCCTTTGCCCGCCAGACCGCGATGATCCAGGACCTGGTCTCCCAGGCCCGCGGCCAGGACGTATCGAAGGAGGAAGCACTCGGGATCGCCCGCGCGGCGGACGGCGAGGTGCGCAGCGTCGTCCAGCGCGACGCCACCGCCGTTGTCCCGGTCCGGGGCCAGGAGATCTCCCGGGTGCTGGCACGGCGCCTGTTCGTCCACATCGACCAGGGCGGCGCCGCCGCCGCGGCCGACGCCTACATGGAGATGTACCGGCGTACCGCCTTGCTGCTACCCGAACAGGCCCGGCAGGAGACCTATCGGGAGCGCCTGACCGCCCACTACCCCTTTCACCCGACCCTGATCGACTATCTCACCGACAAGCTCGCCACCGTCGAGAGCTTTCAGGGTACCCGCGGCGTGCTGCGGGTCCTGGCGCTCACGGTCGCCAACCTCTGGCGCCGCCGCTCCCCCGCACCCATGATCCATGCCTGTCACCTGGATCTACGCGACCCGCGACTCTCCGACGAGCTGGTGAGCCGCACTGAGAGTGCCGAGCTGATGCCGATCATCAACGCCGACATCGGTGGCCCCGACAGCGGCGACCTCAAGGCGCAACACAGCAACGCCGCCCTGGCCGATCGCGCCAATCCACACCCGGACGGCTTCCCCCTGCACGAATACGCCTGGAAGACCGTCTTCCTGCACAGCCTGGCAGGGTTCGGCGACGGGCTTGGTTCCAACGTCTTCGGCATCGCCAAACAGGACGCACTGTTCGCCACCGCCTTTCCGGGCATGACCCCGCCCCAGGTGGAAACCGCCCTGGACGCCCTGCGCTCCCAGGCCTACTACCTGCGCTACTCGGAGACCGAGGGCCGCTACTACGCGAGCACCGGCGTCTCGATCAACCGGGTCCTGGCCGACATCCGCCGGGCGCTACGCGGCACCAAGGGTGTCGATCAACTCATCCACGAAACCTCGCGCAAGGTGGTGAAACCCGGCACGCTGAATTTCGAGGTCATTGCCGAGGTCGAGCTTCCGGAACGTATCCCCGACAAGGGCACCAAGCCAACGCTGGCCCTGGTCGCCCTGGACAGCCCGGCGGTCCGACCGGAGCACTTCATCACCCAGGCGGGCGCCAACAAGCCCCGCCTGCACCAGAATCTGGTATTTCTACTGGTGCCGGACACGGTCGAGGTGAACGGCGAGCACCGCCCCGGCGATGACATGCTCGACAACGCCGCCACTCGCGCACTGGACCTGCGCGAGCGTCTGAACGGCATCGGCATCGACGTACTGGCGCGGCGCACGCTCAAGAACAACCCGGCCGGCTACGGCCTGTCGGAGGCGGTCTTGAGCGACCAGACCTTCAACCGTGACACCAAGGAGCGCGAGCAGGCCCTGCTGACCGTCGTCACCCAGGCGTACCGCAACCTCTGGTATCCGGGCCAGGGCGGCAAGATCATCCGCCACGAGATCAGTACGGCCGGCGGCGAGGGCGGACGCTCCGTGATCGAGAGTATCCGCGAGGTCCTGCTTGCCGACGGCAAGCTCGTCACCGCCGAACTGGCCGTCACCAGCGCGACCGCCGGTGCCGCCCTCAAGCTGTTCTTCGCGGCGAACAAGGATTACCAGACCCTTGCGGACCTGCGCGGCGCCTTCGCCTGCCGCCGTGACTGGCCCGTATTGGAGGACAAGGGCAGCTTCGACACCCTGGTCCGTGCCGGCATCAGGCATGGTGCCTGGTGCCTTTTCCGCATGGGATCGGCCGAATCGGAGAGACCGGCCGACTTCTACGCCCGCGAGACGGACGAGGTCCCGCTCCCGATCGACCTCGCCGAGCAGGGCTGGAGCCTGGTTACCCCCCAGGGTGCCAAGCAGCGCAACTGGACCGCCGTGGACAAGCCGGACGCCGCCCAGGTCCGCAAATGGGTCCAGGAGGCCATCGTGCAGGCCCGCTATTGCTCCGTCACCGATGTGGCCGCCGCGGTCGCGCAGACCCACGGCGACATCTCGGTCCAGGACACGGGACGCGCCATCGACGAGCTGGTCAAGGCCAACTATCTCTATGTCCATGCTCCGGACAAGGACCCCAGCCTCGACCCCAGTGTCCTGCGCGGGGCCAACGAATGGGTGCTGGAGACCGTCAGCCCGGACTACCAGGTCGTCACCAGGACCGAGGCCGCGACACGGGGTTGGGTTACCACGAAGGACGAAACCCTGTCACTCTCCGGCGAGCAGGCGCGCAAGAAGGTCCTGCCGCTGTTACGGGGGCTCGCGGGAATCTATAAGACCGGCGGCACCTCCACTATCGATTACCTGGAGGTCAGCGGTCTCAAGCTCCCCGAGGGCGGGCGGATCACCCTGCAACTGCATCAACTCAAGCCCGATGACGTGCGTGCCTTGGACGAACTGCTGGACCCGGCGATGTCCCTGACCACCCAGGATGCGGAGACCGAGGTCCAGATCGTCATCAATGAGCCCAGGCCCGGCTGCAAGCTCGTCGCCGAACTGAAGGCTTCATGA
- the hisS gene encoding histidine--tRNA ligase, giving the protein MAKSAPLPISGFIEFLPEQQLILQEFIRRIRAAYELHGFSPIETPAVERVEVLTSKGGEAAEREIYAISRLLGQQDGAEASDSNLALHFDLTVPLARYVASYASQLSFPFRRYQIQKVWRGERAQAGRFREFYQCDIDIIGREQLSLLADAEMPAVIYDVFRSLAIGEFIIRISNRKILQGFLRHYGVDRDTSAAGLRVIDKLDRHPPADWNKVLIAQTTLSPDVVERVTGFFFGAGGATAETLQWLKDHDANADKDFALGVEELGVVVKAVGELGVPETHFKIDLRLARGLDYYTGTVFETLLVGHEAIGSICSGGRYDDLTGFFADEKLPGVGISIGLTRLMAQLLDKKIVKPRASTPAKVLVTSLDKKHLPDYLKIANALRSANIATEVFTEEARLGKQLKYALRKGIPLVIIAGDQELSQGQVQLKYLTEDFAQKDVEEIPLPEIAARVTEKLRVLGLCGIAW; this is encoded by the coding sequence GTGGCGAAATCAGCCCCATTGCCGATCAGCGGCTTTATTGAATTTCTTCCGGAACAGCAGTTGATTCTTCAGGAGTTCATCCGCCGCATCCGCGCGGCGTACGAACTGCACGGCTTTTCTCCGATCGAGACCCCCGCGGTAGAGCGCGTCGAGGTGCTGACCTCCAAAGGCGGCGAGGCGGCGGAACGCGAGATTTACGCGATTTCGCGTTTGCTCGGGCAGCAGGACGGCGCCGAGGCCTCGGATTCCAATCTCGCCCTGCATTTCGATCTGACCGTGCCTTTGGCGCGCTATGTCGCTTCCTACGCGTCACAACTCTCATTCCCTTTTCGACGGTATCAGATTCAGAAGGTCTGGCGAGGAGAACGGGCCCAGGCCGGGCGTTTCCGCGAATTCTACCAGTGCGATATCGATATCATCGGGCGCGAGCAACTCAGCCTGCTCGCGGACGCCGAAATGCCGGCCGTCATCTATGACGTCTTTCGCTCGCTTGCCATCGGTGAGTTCATTATTCGTATCAGCAACCGGAAGATTCTCCAAGGCTTCTTGAGACATTACGGAGTAGATCGGGATACGAGCGCCGCCGGCCTGCGTGTTATCGATAAACTCGATCGCCATCCGCCGGCAGACTGGAACAAGGTACTCATTGCACAAACGACCCTGTCCCCGGACGTGGTAGAGCGTGTTACGGGATTCTTTTTTGGTGCCGGCGGGGCCACGGCCGAGACCCTTCAGTGGTTGAAGGATCATGACGCCAACGCGGATAAGGATTTCGCCTTGGGCGTAGAAGAGTTGGGCGTCGTTGTCAAAGCGGTCGGCGAACTTGGAGTGCCCGAGACCCATTTCAAGATCGACCTGCGTTTGGCGCGAGGTCTCGACTACTATACCGGCACGGTGTTTGAGACCTTGCTGGTGGGGCATGAGGCCATCGGGAGTATCTGCTCCGGCGGCCGCTATGATGATCTCACCGGTTTCTTTGCCGATGAAAAATTGCCCGGCGTGGGAATTTCAATCGGCCTGACGCGCCTGATGGCACAGTTGCTTGATAAGAAGATTGTCAAACCACGGGCCTCTACCCCGGCGAAGGTACTCGTCACGAGCCTCGACAAGAAGCACTTGCCGGACTATTTGAAGATCGCGAACGCCTTGCGCAGTGCAAACATCGCAACGGAAGTCTTCACCGAGGAAGCACGGCTCGGCAAACAGTTGAAATATGCACTGCGCAAAGGAATTCCGTTGGTCATCATCGCGGGAGACCAGGAATTGTCGCAAGGGCAGGTCCAACTCAAGTATCTGACCGAGGATTTCGCGCAGAAAGATGTAGAGGAAATCCCGCTGCCGGAAATCGCAGCGCGGGTGACCGAGAAACTCCGGGTATTAGGTCTCTGCGGGATCGCGTGGTAG
- a CDS encoding zinc-finger domain-containing protein encodes MVPAITQTPLGTALPAAPAAVQPLIPVTRAELPLACPRPGDSLWDMHPRVYLPIADEPDHEAICPYCGARYRLID; translated from the coding sequence ATGGTACCGGCCATCACCCAGACCCCGCTTGGAACCGCGCTACCCGCTGCCCCCGCCGCGGTGCAGCCGCTCATCCCAGTCACCCGCGCCGAGCTGCCGCTCGCCTGCCCGCGCCCGGGGGACAGCCTCTGGGACATGCACCCGCGGGTCTATCTGCCGATCGCGGACGAGCCCGACCACGAGGCGATCTGCCCCTATTGCGGGGCGCGGTATCGGCTGATCGACTAG
- a CDS encoding branched-chain amino acid transaminase — MATMADRDGLIWLDGEMVPWREAKVHVLTHSLHYGMGVFEGVRAYETDRGAAIFRLEDHTERLFNSAHIFAMPMPWDRATLIAAQRAVVRENQLASAYIRPLCFYGAEGMGIRADNLEVHCVVAAWEWGSYLGEDNMKNGIRIRVSSFNRHHVNVTMCRAKATGSYANSMLALQEAVRDGYDEALLLDTSGHVMEGSGENVFIVRAGVLYTPDLTSALDGITRRTVITLCDELGLKVVEKRITRDEVYIADEAFFTGTAAEVTPIREVDGRPIGKGGRGPITERLQALYFDQVHGRRDTHPEWLNLV, encoded by the coding sequence ATGGCAACGATGGCGGACCGCGACGGTCTGATCTGGCTGGACGGCGAGATGGTGCCCTGGCGTGAGGCCAAGGTCCATGTCCTCACCCACTCCCTGCACTATGGCATGGGCGTCTTCGAGGGGGTCCGTGCCTATGAGACCGACCGCGGCGCGGCCATCTTCCGCCTGGAGGACCACACCGAGCGGCTGTTCAACTCCGCCCACATCTTCGCCATGCCCATGCCCTGGGACCGTGCGACCCTGATCGCCGCCCAGCGCGCGGTGGTGCGCGAGAACCAGCTCGCCTCGGCCTATATCCGCCCCCTCTGCTTCTATGGCGCCGAGGGCATGGGCATCCGCGCGGACAATCTCGAGGTCCATTGTGTCGTCGCCGCCTGGGAGTGGGGTTCCTATCTCGGCGAGGACAACATGAAGAACGGCATCCGCATCCGGGTCTCGTCCTTCAACCGGCACCATGTGAACGTCACCATGTGCCGCGCCAAGGCCACCGGCAGCTACGCCAACTCCATGCTGGCCCTGCAGGAGGCGGTGCGCGACGGCTATGACGAGGCCCTGCTGCTCGACACCTCCGGCCATGTCATGGAAGGCAGCGGCGAGAACGTCTTCATCGTGCGCGCCGGCGTCCTCTATACCCCGGACCTGACCTCCGCCCTGGACGGCATCACCAGGCGCACCGTCATCACACTGTGCGACGAACTGGGGCTCAAGGTGGTCGAGAAGCGGATCACCCGCGACGAGGTCTACATCGCCGACGAGGCCTTCTTCACCGGCACCGCCGCCGAGGTCACGCCGATCCGCGAGGTCGATGGCCGGCCCATCGGCAAGGGCGGGCGCGGCCCCATCACGGAGCGTCTCCAGGCACTCTATTTCGATCAGGTCCACGGTCGCCGGGACACCCACCCGGAATGGCTGAACCTGGTCTGA
- the glnE gene encoding bifunctional [glutamate--ammonia ligase]-adenylyl-L-tyrosine phosphorylase/[glutamate--ammonia-ligase] adenylyltransferase: MSGLAALGEAPDRLWQEWLAWAQAQGRMVPLAADLEAVRTRVWEASEYCAQGAARYPADFAALLDCGDLGRAYAPGDLAARVAATLAAALPGHPDEAALQRALRVVRRREQTRIIWRDIGGLAGLDETLEDLSELADCCIRTALDRLQDWTRAELGTPRDAQGRPQCLLVIGMGKLGARELNLSSDIDLIFAYPAQGQVTDGPRPLDHQQFFVRLAQRLVQALNAQTADGFVFRVDTRLRPFGDSGPLVMSLDALEDYYQSQAREWERYAMIKARVLTGDPAAVAALEDLLRPFVYRRYLDFGSIESLREMKQMIAKELHHKGMDANIKLGPGGIREIEFIGQALQLVRGGRDPALQVRPIRQVLALLGERDLLPASAVPHLDAAYCFLRLVENRIQAYKDKQTHLLPADDPGRLRLARAMGFPDWGAFAAVLEGHRRRVQGQFDQVFSATQTEGPGQDPDFAALWSGCLEECRALEILAANHFSAPQAALVRLTAFREACARKGLSTRGAERLRQLLPLTLRIIAASEAPDLALERVLKVLESVVRRTAYLAMLIERPMALAQLARLTGMSPWIAEQIVRQPLLLDELIDPRRLYALHRRADLEVELEALLAPIDPDDLEQQLERLRQFAHGNILRVAAADLTGGVPLMKVSDYLTEVAEVAVARVLSLAFAHLAERHGRPPGLGAGDTGVLVLGYGKLGGLELGYGSDLDLVLLHGGDQPGADTDGPKPTSAEQFYNRLGQRLIHMITARTPAGILYEVDMRLRPDGNKGMLVRSLAAYADYQATAAWTWEHQALIRARPVAGDPGLAARFAAVRRATICRPRDPARLREDVRAMRQRMRESLDKGERGRFDLKQGRGGIADIEFMVQYSVLRWAAAHPALADWTDNIRQLETLARLDLLPGATAADLTAAYKALRGAYHRSALQDQPKTVADDQLVPERARVRALWRDLMGD; encoded by the coding sequence ATGAGTGGCCTGGCGGCACTGGGTGAGGCCCCGGACCGGCTCTGGCAGGAGTGGCTCGCGTGGGCGCAGGCGCAGGGCCGGATGGTGCCGCTCGCCGCCGACCTGGAGGCCGTCAGGACGCGGGTCTGGGAGGCGAGCGAGTATTGCGCCCAAGGCGCCGCCCGCTACCCGGCGGACTTCGCGGCGCTCCTGGACTGCGGCGACCTGGGGCGTGCCTATGCCCCCGGCGACCTCGCCGCCCGGGTCGCGGCGACCCTGGCCGCCGCGCTGCCCGGCCACCCGGACGAGGCCGCCCTGCAGCGCGCCCTGCGGGTGGTCCGGCGCCGCGAGCAGACCCGCATCATCTGGCGCGACATCGGCGGGCTCGCCGGGCTCGACGAGACTCTGGAGGACCTCTCGGAACTGGCCGACTGCTGCATCCGCACGGCCCTGGACCGGCTCCAGGACTGGACCCGGGCGGAACTGGGCACGCCCCGCGATGCACAAGGTCGGCCGCAGTGCCTGCTGGTCATCGGCATGGGCAAGCTCGGGGCGCGCGAGCTCAACCTGTCATCGGATATCGACCTCATCTTCGCCTACCCCGCCCAGGGCCAGGTGACGGACGGGCCGCGCCCGCTCGACCACCAGCAGTTCTTCGTGCGCCTGGCGCAGCGCCTGGTCCAGGCCCTGAACGCCCAGACCGCCGACGGCTTCGTCTTCCGCGTGGACACCAGGCTGCGCCCCTTCGGCGACTCCGGCCCCCTGGTCATGAGCCTGGACGCACTCGAGGACTACTACCAGTCCCAGGCGCGCGAGTGGGAGCGCTACGCCATGATCAAGGCGCGGGTGCTGACCGGCGACCCGGCCGCGGTCGCCGCCCTGGAGGACCTGCTGCGGCCCTTCGTCTACCGGCGCTATCTCGACTTCGGCTCCATCGAGTCGCTGCGCGAGATGAAGCAGATGATCGCCAAGGAACTGCACCACAAGGGCATGGACGCCAACATCAAGCTCGGCCCCGGCGGCATCCGCGAGATCGAGTTCATCGGCCAGGCGCTCCAGTTGGTGCGCGGCGGGCGTGACCCGGCGCTCCAGGTCCGCCCCATCCGCCAGGTCCTGGCGCTGCTGGGCGAGCGCGACCTGCTGCCGGCCTCCGCCGTCCCCCACCTGGACGCCGCCTATTGCTTCCTGCGCCTGGTGGAGAACCGGATCCAGGCCTACAAGGACAAGCAGACCCACCTGCTGCCGGCGGACGACCCGGGCCGCCTGCGCCTGGCGCGCGCCATGGGCTTCCCCGACTGGGGCGCCTTCGCGGCGGTGCTCGAGGGGCACCGGCGGCGCGTCCAGGGTCAATTCGACCAGGTCTTCAGCGCCACCCAGACCGAGGGCCCGGGGCAGGACCCGGATTTCGCGGCGCTCTGGAGCGGCTGTCTGGAGGAGTGCCGCGCCCTGGAGATCCTGGCCGCCAACCACTTCAGCGCCCCCCAGGCGGCCCTGGTGCGCCTGACGGCCTTTCGCGAGGCCTGCGCCCGCAAGGGCCTGAGCACCCGGGGGGCGGAGCGGCTGCGGCAGTTGTTGCCGCTGACGCTGCGGATCATCGCCGCCAGCGAGGCCCCGGATTTGGCCCTGGAGCGGGTCCTCAAGGTACTGGAGTCGGTGGTGCGGCGCACCGCCTATCTGGCGATGCTGATCGAGCGGCCCATGGCGCTCGCCCAACTCGCCCGGCTCACCGGTATGAGCCCCTGGATCGCGGAGCAGATCGTCCGCCAGCCGCTGCTGCTCGATGAGCTGATCGACCCACGCCGGCTCTATGCCCTGCACCGCCGCGCCGATCTGGAGGTGGAACTCGAGGCCCTGCTCGCCCCCATCGACCCCGACGACCTGGAGCAACAGTTGGAGCGGCTGCGCCAGTTCGCGCATGGCAACATCCTGCGGGTGGCCGCCGCGGACCTGACCGGCGGCGTGCCCCTGATGAAGGTCAGCGACTATCTGACCGAGGTCGCCGAGGTCGCCGTCGCGCGGGTCCTGTCCCTGGCCTTCGCCCACCTGGCCGAGCGCCACGGCCGCCCCCCGGGGCTCGGCGCCGGGGACACCGGGGTCCTGGTCCTGGGCTACGGCAAGCTGGGGGGGCTGGAGCTGGGCTACGGGTCGGACCTGGATCTGGTACTGCTCCACGGCGGCGACCAACCCGGCGCCGACACCGATGGCCCCAAGCCGACCAGCGCCGAGCAATTCTACAACCGGCTCGGCCAGCGCCTGATCCACATGATCACCGCCCGCACCCCCGCTGGCATCCTCTACGAGGTCGACATGCGCCTGCGCCCGGACGGCAACAAGGGGATGCTGGTGCGCTCGCTCGCCGCCTACGCGGACTACCAGGCGACGGCCGCCTGGACCTGGGAGCATCAGGCCCTGATCCGCGCCCGGCCGGTGGCCGGGGACCCCGGGCTCGCCGCGCGCTTCGCCGCCGTGCGCCGCGCCACCATCTGCCGCCCGCGCGACCCCGCGCGGCTGCGCGAGGACGTCCGCGCCATGCGCCAACGGATGCGCGAGAGCCTGGACAAGGGCGAGCGCGGGCGCTTCGACCTCAAGCAGGGACGCGGCGGTATTGCCGATATCGAGTTTATGGTTCAATACTCGGTCCTGCGCTGGGCCGCCGCGCACCCGGCCCTGGCCGACTGGACGGACAATATCCGCCAGCTCGAGACCCTGGCGCGGCTCGATCTCCTGCCCGGCGCGACGGCCGCGGACCTCACGGCCGCCTACAAGGCCCTGCGCGGTGCCTATCACCGCAGTGCCCTGCAGGACCAGCCCAAGACGGTCGCGGACGACCAACTGGTCCCGGAGCGCGCGCGGGTCCGCGCGCTGTGGCGGGACCTGATGGGGGACTGA
- a CDS encoding D-hexose-6-phosphate mutarotase: MDIDALNADFGLPGTLRIAVGRGGLTMIEVYNGLANALISTHGGQVLSYCPAGAPDDLLFVSERAWFAPGKEIKGGVPICWPWFGADPDTADLDVPDRGIHGFARRLPWSILATAALPSGATRVTLGLADDADTRVLWRHHFNLLVEITVGSTLTVELITRNAGDRSFQITQGLHSYFRVGDATQARVLGLAGCDYIDKAAGANDAILTQDGPLRVAAEVNRIYESVPPVLTIEDPVLARRIRISSRHSATTVVWNPWVATARAMADLDDGDYRIMLCVETVNAASEVIGIPGGGEARLAAEYAIEPLE; this comes from the coding sequence TTGGATATCGACGCACTCAATGCCGACTTCGGGCTCCCCGGGACCCTGCGCATCGCCGTGGGCCGCGGCGGCCTGACCATGATCGAGGTCTACAACGGCCTCGCCAACGCCCTGATCTCGACCCACGGCGGGCAGGTCCTGTCCTACTGCCCGGCGGGGGCACCGGATGACCTGCTGTTCGTCAGCGAGCGGGCCTGGTTCGCCCCCGGCAAGGAGATCAAGGGCGGCGTGCCCATCTGCTGGCCCTGGTTCGGGGCGGACCCGGATACCGCGGACCTGGACGTACCGGACCGGGGGATCCATGGGTTCGCCCGCCGGCTGCCCTGGTCCATCCTCGCCACCGCCGCCCTGCCGAGCGGGGCCACCCGCGTCACCCTGGGCCTGGCCGACGATGCCGATACGCGCGTCCTGTGGCGCCATCACTTCAACCTGCTGGTGGAGATCACCGTGGGGTCGACCCTGACCGTCGAGCTGATCACGCGCAATGCCGGCGACCGATCCTTCCAGATCACCCAAGGCCTGCACAGCTATTTCCGGGTCGGTGACGCGACCCAGGCGCGGGTCCTGGGGCTTGCGGGGTGCGACTATATCGACAAGGCGGCCGGGGCCAACGACGCCATCCTCACCCAGGACGGGCCGCTCAGGGTGGCCGCCGAGGTCAACCGCATCTACGAATCAGTGCCCCCGGTCCTGACCATCGAGGACCCGGTACTCGCGCGGCGCATCCGTATCAGCAGCCGCCACAGCGCCACCACCGTGGTCTGGAACCCCTGGGTCGCGACCGCCCGCGCCATGGCGGACCTGGACGACGGGGACTACCGGATCATGCTGTGCGTGGAGACCGTCAACGCCGCCTCCGAGGTGATCGGGATACCGGGCGGCGGCGAGGCGCGGCTGGCGGCCGAGTACGCTATCGAGCCGCTGGAATGA
- a CDS encoding TraB/GumN family protein: MPQPPSAPPSAPAAQPQCERTIGAARVTLLGTAHVSRVSVAQVSRLIEGGDYDAVAVELCRSRFAALTDPQALAGMDLFSVIRQGRVYMVVANLALAAYQQRLADQFDIEPGAEQRIAVRLAQERGLPVLLIDREIGVTFRRIAARLGWWRRTTLFAGLLTALLSGEKVTADEVERLKEGDVLETAFAEFAQDREDLFVPLIAERDRYMAAKLRLEAQRVGARRVLAVVGAGHLAGIARDLDAAPGDPQACLRDLEQVPPPRRGPSVLPWLVLVLVLGGLAWGFVQSPQLGWDLVLSWVLITGGLCALGTLIAGAHPLTIAAGFLAAPLTTLHPAIGAGMVTGAVELWLRAPSVGDFSRLRTDAATLGGWWRNRVARVFVVFLLSSLGAALGTYVGGVHIAKRLLA; this comes from the coding sequence ATGCCGCAACCGCCCAGTGCCCCGCCCAGCGCCCCGGCGGCGCAGCCCCAGTGCGAGCGCACCATCGGTGCGGCCCGCGTCACGCTGCTGGGCACCGCCCATGTGTCGCGGGTCAGCGTCGCCCAGGTCAGTCGGCTGATCGAGGGCGGCGATTACGACGCGGTGGCGGTGGAACTGTGCCGCAGCCGCTTCGCCGCCCTGACCGATCCGCAGGCACTGGCCGGCATGGATCTCTTTTCGGTCATCCGCCAGGGGCGGGTCTATATGGTCGTGGCCAACCTGGCGCTGGCCGCCTATCAGCAGCGCCTGGCTGACCAGTTCGATATCGAGCCAGGTGCCGAGCAGCGCATCGCCGTGCGCCTGGCCCAGGAGCGGGGGCTGCCGGTGCTGCTGATCGACCGCGAGATCGGCGTGACCTTCCGACGCATCGCGGCGCGCCTGGGCTGGTGGCGGCGCACCACCCTCTTCGCCGGGCTCCTGACCGCCCTGCTCTCCGGCGAGAAGGTCACCGCGGACGAGGTGGAACGGCTCAAGGAGGGGGATGTGCTCGAGACCGCCTTCGCCGAGTTTGCCCAGGACCGCGAGGACCTCTTCGTCCCGCTGATCGCCGAGCGCGACCGCTACATGGCCGCCAAGCTGCGCCTGGAGGCGCAGCGCGTCGGGGCGCGCCGCGTCCTGGCCGTGGTGGGGGCCGGCCACCTGGCCGGCATCGCCCGCGACCTGGATGCAGCCCCGGGGGACCCGCAGGCCTGCCTGCGCGACCTGGAACAGGTGCCGCCGCCGCGCCGCGGGCCGTCCGTCCTGCCCTGGCTGGTCCTGGTGCTGGTGCTGGGCGGGCTCGCCTGGGGCTTCGTGCAGAGCCCGCAACTGGGCTGGGACCTGGTGCTCTCCTGGGTCCTCATCACCGGCGGGCTCTGTGCCCTGGGCACCCTGATCGCCGGCGCTCACCCGCTGACCATCGCGGCCGGCTTTCTCGCGGCACCGCTCACCACGCTCCACCCCGCCATCGGCGCCGGGATGGTCACCGGGGCGGTGGAGCTGTGGCTGCGGGCGCCGAGCGTGGGCGACTTCAGCCGCCTGCGTACCGATGCCGCGACCCTCGGCGGCTGGTGGCGCAACCGGGTGGCGCGGGTCTTCGTCGTCTTCCTGCTGAGCAGCCTGGGGGCGGCGCTCGGGACCTATGTGGGCGGGGTCCACATCGCCAAACGGCTGCTTGCCTGA